TTGTCTGTATACAAGTAATGATTGCATTTATCTTGTAACAAACTGGCATGTACTGTCTGGGAGGCATACTCAAACCAAACAAACTCTAGACTCAAAAGGGGGATTACCTGAAATTATAAGAGTTCACTTCCCAGTTGACGGGAATATTACCGAACAAATAACGTGCGAATACAAACTTACGAATGATAACAAAGAATATATTTGGTACGAACATCCATTATCGAACGAAGTTGATGTGGCAGCTTTAAAAATCCAGCCACCTGAAGGAATAGCTACCATTCCAATAAATGAAATTATTGACCCTGCTCCAACTTACAGAAAAGACTTCTTTTATGTAACGCAAGATGTGTGGGTAATTGGTTTTCCGATGGGGATTAGAATCAGTGGCCTTCCAATTTGGAAAAGCGCTACAATAGCCTCAGAGCCTAGTATTTCATCAGCATCCAATAAATATAAAATAATCTTAGATACAGCAACACGAGAAGGTATGTCTGGTTCTCCTGTCCTTTTTGTCAATAAACATTTAACCAGAATAAAGTTTGACAATGTTAAACATGAGGTAGACCTTC
The sequence above is drawn from the Bacteroidota bacterium genome and encodes:
- a CDS encoding serine protease — encoded protein: MKNKISGGNITISRATGCLYTSNDCIYLVTNWHVLSGRHTQTKQTLDSKGGLPEIIRVHFPVDGNITEQITCEYKLTNDNKEYIWYEHPLSNEVDVAALKIQPPEGIATIPINEIIDPAPTYRKDFFYVTQDVWVIGFPMGIRISGLPIWKSATIASEPSISSASNKYKIILDTATREGMSGSPVLFVNKHLTRIKFDNVKHEVDLPSVKVMLGIYSGRIAGDDELAAQLGIVWSCECIPELIKAKRIYNN